In Methanothermococcus thermolithotrophicus DSM 2095, one DNA window encodes the following:
- a CDS encoding pyruvate kinase alpha/beta domain-containing protein, with translation MTKYFEYPGVENTEETLKLAVERAKEGEIKDIVVASSYGETAKKLLDIVEKENLDLNVIVVTYHQGFHGEDVKSLDEDTARALKERGAKIYMGTHALSGVERGISRKLGGYGPVEVIADTLRTFGHGLKVCYEITVMAADGGLISTKKEVIAIGGRSRGADTAVVIKPANMNNFFDIELKEIICMPRNKKKQ, from the coding sequence ATGACAAAGTACTTTGAATATCCTGGAGTTGAAAATACGGAAGAAACCTTAAAACTTGCAGTTGAAAGGGCAAAAGAGGGAGAAATAAAGGATATAGTTGTAGCGTCATCATATGGTGAAACTGCTAAAAAGCTTTTAGATATTGTAGAAAAAGAAAATTTGGATTTAAATGTTATCGTTGTAACTTATCACCAAGGATTCCATGGAGAAGATGTTAAATCCTTGGATGAAGATACTGCAAGAGCTCTAAAGGAAAGAGGAGCAAAAATATACATGGGAACTCATGCCTTAAGTGGAGTTGAAAGGGGAATATCAAGAAAACTTGGAGGTTATGGCCCAGTTGAAGTAATCGCAGACACTTTAAGGACGTTTGGACATGGTTTAAAGGTTTGTTATGAAATAACGGTAATGGCTGCAGATGGTGGTTTAATTTCTACTAAAAAAGAAGTAATAGCAATAGGTGGAAGAAGTAGGGGAGCTGATACAGCAGTTGTTATAAAACCTGCAAACATGAACAACTTCTTTGATATTGAGTTGAAAGAAATAATATGCATGCCGAGAAATAAGAAAAAACAGTAA